One Papaver somniferum cultivar HN1 chromosome 10, ASM357369v1, whole genome shotgun sequence genomic window carries:
- the LOC113317664 gene encoding ubiquitin carboxyl-terminal hydrolase 2-like, which produces MKLNDYDRPLTRAVKELFIETSLPPVSHCDERFRNLYYCFCAKCPQFGDGQDQDSQEFLVCLLQRLREEEEDLVQTIQNSPPLLVYSIFGGQVLNTTSCRMYNCRYTNKQDEPFLQILLPIPVTGDLSRASMVGNKDATVSLITCLDQYIELEFLPGRRCDRCCCTGGNKSIRVICAPLILTISLKRFNAENKKINDHIIFEETFDLRAYMDDRYVGSDKLEYHLIGVVVHEGSVNTGHCFAYVRGDKSGGSKEDNEDFTWYCLNDLVVREVSLGEVLQSQAYMLFYEKRTSAPQTCTPISNHGSSKQRHRRSRSTTYGSGKKVSSERPWKSPDEASYSSWRYSSLEDLKGNGGGRWRSDD; this is translated from the exons ATGAAACTGAATGACTACGATAGACCACTCACTAGAGCAGTAAAGGAACTGTTCATCGAAACAAGTCTGCCCCCGGTCTCACATTGTGACGAACGTTTTCGAAATTTGTATTACTGCTTTTGTGCCAAATGCCCCCAATTCGGCGATGGTCAGGATCAAGACAGCCAAGAGTTTCTTGTTTGCTTACTTCAGAGActgcgagaggaagaagaagatctggTTCAGACCATTCAGAATTCACCTCCTCTCTTGGTGTATTCGATCTTTGGAGGCCAGGTCTTGAATACCACATCTTGCCGTATGTATAACTGTAGGTACACTAATAAACAGGACGAGCCTTTTCTACAGATATTACTACCAATCCCTGTTACTGGTGATTTGAGTCGTGCTTCCATGGTTGGCAATAAGGATGCCACAGTGTCCTTAATTACTTGCTTAGACCAGTATATAGAGTTGGAATTTCTCCCTGGTAGGCGCTGTGATCGTTGTTGTTGCACGGGTGGGAATAAAAGTATTCGAGTTATTTGTGCTCCTTTGATTTTGACAATTAGCTTAAAGAGGTTTAACGCGGAGAATAAGAAGATAAATGACCATATCATCTTTGAGGAGACCTTTGATCTACGAGCATACATGGACGACag GTATGTCGGGAGTGATAAGCTTGAATATCACCTGATCGGTGTTGTGGTGCACGAGGGATCAGTGAATACAGGCCACTGTTTTGCGTATGTGAGAGGTGACAAAAGTGGAGGTAGTAAAGAAGATAATGAAGATTTCACCTGGTATTGTTTAAATGATCTGGTTGTTCGTGAAGTTTCTTTAGGAGAGGTCCTTCAGTCACAGGCGTATATGTTGTTTTATGAAAAGAG AACATCAGCCCCTCAGACCTGCACACCCATCAGTAACCATGGGTCTTCAAAACAGAGGCATCGACGTTCGAGATCAACCACATATGGGTCTGGTAAGAAGGTTTCTTCAGAGAGGCCATGGAAGTCGCCTGATGAGGCTTCGTATTCAAGTTGGAG ATATTCTTCTTTGGAGGATTTGAAAGGAAATGGTGGTGGTAGATGGAGATCCGACGATTAG
- the LOC113317094 gene encoding probable inositol transporter 2 has translation MALFPALLQFLLMKSLPDSPIWLYKMNRKEDSIKAFGTFYTSREVEKELDAIRLSIKNETGGPDEKPYYDRNIFFRMRTTWNNSLERRQIVVGIGLQVAEQFVSENTLIYVFPRIIRMGGLIASPNPKWDIWYMKLTFLMCYGLNGIQSASLPYRIVKLSRRKILLIKSYCMMVCLLGLSFFIIISPNNIRGVSNKLETITYFGNNTCPSYTSAPDADAWNCFKCLQAGCGFCNGIDENFMRAPIACLAVEPIGTSPSCFPEQGIWFAPDSVTRQCELKIPYGPAFILLIIGLVPYTFGLESHMRSRMSKVEVRGRLAGTVAATNWISFLLVTVSSFTINKDGGTLFLMLLISLISFIVTRLINLSYLWVPEMKGSSQSKVDTSKVS, from the exons ATGGCATTGTTTCCAGCTCTGCTTCAATTTTTGCTAATGAAGTCGCTTCCTGATTCACCTATATGGCTATATAAAATG AACCGAAAAGAGGACTCAATTAAAGCTTTCGGGACATTTTACACTTCCCGTGAAGTTGAGAAAGAGTTGGATGCTATAAGGTTGTCAATTAAGAATGAAACAGGTGGTCCAGATGAAAAACCCTATTATGATAGGAATATCTTTTTTAGGATGAGGACAACATGGAATAATTCATTAGAACGTAGACAGATTGTTGTTGGTATTGGTCTGCAAGTTGCTGAACAGTTTGTGAGTGAGAACACGTTAATTTATGTCTTTCCCCGTATCATAAGGATGGGTGGCCTCATAGCATCACCAAATCCTAAATGGGACATCTGGTATATGAAGTTGACTTTCTTGATGTGCTATGGTCTTAATGGTATTCAAAGTGCAAGTCTGCCTTACAGAATTGTAAAACTTTCGAGGAGGAAGATTTTGCTTATCAAATCATACTGTATGATGGTGTGTCTTTTAGGGTTAAGTTTCTTCATTATTATATCACCTAATAATATTAGAGGAGTGAGTAATAAACTGGAGACCATCACGTATTTCGGTAACAACACATGTCCGAGTTATACTTCAGCACCAGATGCAGATGCATGGAACTGTTTCAAATGCCTTCAAGCAGGATGCGGATTCTGTAATGGTATTGATGAAAATTTCATG CGTGCACCTATTGCCTGCTTGGCTGTAGAACCTATTGGGACATCACCATCATGTTTTCCTGAACAGGGAATCTGGTTTGCACCAGATTCCGTCACAAGACAATGCGAATTGAAGATTCCTTATGGTCCAGCTTTTATATTGTTAATAATCGGCCTTGTTCCCTACACATTTGGGTTGGAATCACATATGCGCTCAAGGATGTCCAAGGTAGAAGTTAGAGGGAGACTTGCTGGGACTGTAGCAGCGACCAACTGGATCTCCTTCCTCTTGGTGACTGTATCATCTTTTACGATTAATAAAGATGGAGGCACTCTATTCTTAATGCTCCTCATcagtttgatttctttcattgttaCTCGGTTGATCAATTTGTCTTATTTGTGGGTACCAGAAATGAAAGGTTCCTCCCAGTCCAAAGTGGATACTTCCAAAGTCAGTTGA